A stretch of the Planktothricoides raciborskii GIHE-MW2 genome encodes the following:
- a CDS encoding FeoA family protein has translation MSLLTIIMNNRLWKWLSLNPVSQPSPKNQPEKTWGFTFYGETPHGLKDSLKNLNCENSSESFSLDRLQQESNQDIEKGLAFFPLAMLHPQRYAMLHPQRCAIAHPGDRLLIVQINGSPETEHNLMDMGLCLGKEIQLVSVTDTGSVIVALGGRSLGLGATQAQQIMVTKVILMNSQPTKIERTQVKPSDLQNQKPSSIKNICLGDLTQGAKGRVLGYQEVTRGYKGKLLAMGLTPGTEFAITRYAPLGDPVEIRVRGFSLSLRQSEAAALLVEEVCE, from the coding sequence ATGAGTTTATTGACAATTATTATGAATAACCGACTCTGGAAGTGGCTCAGTCTAAATCCGGTGAGTCAGCCGTCGCCAAAGAACCAGCCAGAAAAGACTTGGGGGTTTACGTTTTATGGGGAAACCCCGCATGGGTTAAAAGATTCCCTGAAGAATTTGAATTGCGAGAACTCCAGCGAGTCGTTTTCCCTGGATCGGTTACAGCAAGAGTCAAACCAAGATATAGAAAAGGGTTTGGCCTTTTTTCCTCTGGCGATGTTGCATCCGCAACGCTACGCGATGTTGCATCCGCAACGCTGCGCGATCGCACATCCAGGCGATCGCCTATTGATTGTGCAAATCAACGGATCCCCGGAAACCGAACACAACCTGATGGATATGGGATTATGTCTGGGCAAGGAAATTCAGTTGGTCAGCGTGACGGATACGGGTTCGGTGATTGTGGCATTAGGCGGTCGCTCCCTTGGTCTTGGGGCAACTCAAGCGCAGCAAATTATGGTGACAAAGGTAATTTTAATGAATTCCCAACCCACGAAAATCGAACGCACTCAAGTCAAACCCTCTGACTTGCAAAACCAAAAACCATCGTCAATCAAAAATATCTGCTTGGGAGACTTGACCCAAGGTGCCAAAGGACGGGTTTTAGGCTACCAAGAAGTTACTCGTGGCTATAAAGGCAAATTGTTAGCAATGGGTCTGACTCCGGGGACAGAATTTGCGATTACCCGCTATGCACCCCTGGGCGACCCTGTAGAAATTCGCGTCCGTGGTTTTAGCCTGAGTTTGCGTCAATCGGAAGCGGCAGCCCTACTGGTCGAGGAGGTCTGCGAGTGA
- the feoB gene encoding Fe(2+) transporter permease subunit FeoB: MIGIVGNPNCGKTCLFNALTGANQRVGNWPGVTVERKEGEYVYNGTKITLVDLPGVYSLDAEDGETGLDELVARDYLLSAEANLIVNIIDASNLERNLYLTTQIMEMGVPIILALNMMDLARDQGLRIDVDALADRLGCPVIPISAIRKEGLPQLLEAMSQGLQQPPRPKSYVAYPPVMEEAIAAVVALLQEKNPDAAIDRRWKAVQLLEYEDRVAPEIQSPELDRIVVKHRRKIHQVLSEDIDIIVADSRYGSIHKLLQGAAEREGEVSVKLSDKIDRILLNRWLGIPIFAFIMYLMFLISINLSSVFIDFFDILAQTIFVDGFGHLLRTVGTPEWLVVLLADGAGGGVQTVATFIPVIGLMFLCLSFLEDSGYMARAAFMMDRLMRMIGLPGKSFVAMIVGFGCNVPALMSTRTLEHPRDRLMSIVMTPFMSCTARLPVYAIFAAAFFPIGGQNVVFGLYLIGILAAVFTGLVLKNTLLPGKPTPFVMELPTYHLPSVKSMLLRTWDRLQGFIIRAGQVILLMVMVLGLLNSVGTDGSFGNQSNSKSVLVATSQAITPILRPMGIQQDNWPATVGIFTGIFAKEATVGTLDSMYSQLAQTSQTSQTSESGLLEETRFLSRIGEAFATIPANLATIPEALLDPLGLSAVDDASGENTANAASGLGRGAFGQMAMRFQTSAAAFAYMLFILLYCPCVAAVATVYRETNLGWTMFVIGWTTGLAYWSATLFYQVATFAQHPISSLAWILGLLTAMGGTFLVMKNVRSRSSATSRSQNN; the protein is encoded by the coding sequence ATTATTGGCATCGTGGGCAACCCCAACTGCGGCAAAACTTGCTTATTTAATGCCTTAACCGGGGCAAACCAACGGGTCGGCAACTGGCCCGGTGTCACCGTTGAGCGCAAAGAAGGGGAATATGTCTACAACGGCACCAAAATCACTCTGGTTGATCTGCCCGGAGTCTATTCTCTGGATGCGGAAGATGGAGAAACTGGGCTCGATGAGTTGGTAGCGCGAGATTATCTGCTATCCGCAGAGGCGAATTTAATTGTCAATATTATTGATGCTTCTAACTTAGAGCGCAATCTCTACCTGACCACGCAGATTATGGAAATGGGCGTGCCGATTATCCTGGCTTTGAATATGATGGATTTGGCCCGCGACCAGGGATTGCGAATTGATGTGGATGCGTTGGCCGATCGCCTAGGCTGTCCGGTAATTCCCATCAGCGCTATCCGCAAGGAAGGACTGCCCCAGTTGCTCGAAGCCATGTCTCAAGGGTTGCAACAGCCGCCCCGCCCCAAGTCTTATGTGGCTTATCCCCCAGTGATGGAAGAGGCGATCGCTGCTGTGGTGGCTTTACTTCAGGAAAAAAACCCGGATGCGGCGATCGATCGCCGCTGGAAAGCGGTTCAACTCCTGGAATATGAAGATCGCGTCGCCCCGGAAATCCAAAGCCCAGAATTAGATCGCATCGTAGTCAAGCACCGCCGAAAAATTCATCAGGTCTTAAGTGAAGACATCGATATTATTGTGGCGGATAGTCGCTATGGCAGTATTCATAAATTGCTGCAAGGGGCTGCGGAAAGAGAGGGAGAAGTCAGCGTCAAGCTATCGGACAAAATCGATCGCATCCTCCTCAACCGTTGGCTGGGAATTCCCATCTTTGCCTTCATCATGTATCTGATGTTTCTCATCAGCATCAATCTCAGCAGCGTATTTATTGACTTTTTCGATATCTTAGCCCAAACCATATTTGTGGATGGTTTCGGACATCTCCTGAGAACCGTTGGCACTCCCGAATGGTTAGTGGTCTTGCTGGCAGACGGCGCCGGAGGTGGGGTGCAAACCGTGGCCACCTTTATCCCTGTCATCGGCTTAATGTTCTTATGTCTTTCGTTTTTGGAAGACTCTGGCTATATGGCGCGGGCTGCTTTTATGATGGATCGACTGATGCGGATGATTGGTCTGCCCGGAAAGTCCTTTGTCGCCATGATTGTCGGCTTTGGTTGCAATGTCCCCGCGCTGATGTCTACCCGGACATTGGAACATCCGCGCGATCGGCTAATGAGCATTGTAATGACCCCGTTTATGTCCTGTACTGCCCGGTTGCCAGTTTATGCCATCTTTGCCGCCGCCTTTTTTCCCATTGGCGGACAGAATGTAGTCTTTGGTCTTTATTTAATTGGCATTTTGGCCGCCGTATTCACGGGTCTGGTGTTGAAAAATACCTTATTGCCCGGAAAACCCACCCCCTTTGTCATGGAGTTGCCCACCTATCATCTGCCCAGCGTCAAAAGTATGTTATTGCGGACGTGGGATCGCCTCCAAGGGTTTATCATTCGCGCCGGTCAAGTGATTTTATTAATGGTGATGGTCTTGGGGTTGTTAAATTCTGTGGGCACTGACGGATCTTTTGGCAATCAAAGTAATTCCAAATCTGTCTTAGTAGCGACTTCTCAAGCTATTACCCCAATATTAAGGCCGATGGGCATTCAGCAAGATAACTGGCCCGCGACCGTGGGAATTTTTACCGGCATATTTGCCAAAGAAGCCACCGTGGGGACTCTGGACTCGATGTATAGTCAGTTAGCCCAAACCTCACAAACCTCACAAACCTCAGAAAGCGGGTTGCTTGAAGAAACCCGGTTTCTATCTAGAATTGGCGAAGCCTTTGCCACCATTCCCGCAAATTTGGCCACAATTCCGGAGGCATTACTCGACCCTCTGGGACTTTCGGCGGTGGATGACGCCAGTGGTGAGAATACCGCCAATGCTGCATCAGGGTTAGGACGCGGGGCTTTTGGCCAAATGGCGATGCGCTTTCAGACATCCGCTGCGGCTTTTGCTTATATGCTGTTTATCCTGTTGTACTGTCCTTGTGTGGCAGCAGTGGCCACAGTTTATCGGGAAACTAACCTCGGTTGGACGATGTTCGTGATTGGATGGACGACGGGACTTGCCTACTGGTCGGCTACGCTATTTTATCAAGTGGCAACTTTTGCCCAACATCCGATATCTTCTCTCGCTTGGATTTTGGGATTATTAACCGCAATGGGTGGTACTTTTCTGGTGATGAAAAATGTGCGATCGCGTTCCTCCGCAACATCGCGATCGCAGAATAATTAA
- a CDS encoding DUF3124 domain-containing protein, with protein MKFSVYLYSAILALFLMSCTSLSLPKSQPTTPQSIDGLSSLRSLAEVDLSQAVMSQTIYVPTYSYIYYENDQRSINLTTTLSIRNTDLTHPIIITSVRYYNTKGELISQYLAQPAQLDPLASVAFVIDRTNITAGLGASFIVEWMAKNVVTEPIVEAVMIGTDFSQGISFVSPGKVIKSYQKPSP; from the coding sequence ATGAAATTTTCGGTTTATCTGTATTCGGCCATACTTGCCTTATTTTTGATGTCTTGTACATCACTAAGTTTGCCTAAATCACAACCGACAACACCTCAGAGTATAGATGGTTTATCCTCACTGCGATCGCTGGCAGAGGTTGACTTGAGTCAGGCGGTGATGAGTCAAACGATTTATGTTCCTACTTATTCATACATTTATTATGAAAACGATCAAAGAAGCATCAACTTAACCACCACCCTGAGTATTCGTAACACCGATCTAACTCATCCCATTATTATTACTTCAGTTCGTTACTATAATACCAAAGGTGAATTAATTTCGCAATATTTAGCCCAACCAGCACAACTAGACCCCCTCGCTTCGGTGGCATTTGTGATTGATAGAACAAATATTACTGCTGGTTTAGGGGCTAGTTTTATTGTGGAATGGATGGCCAAGAATGTTGTAACCGAACCGATTGTTGAGGCGGTGATGATTGGCACTGATTTCAGTCAAGGAATTTCTTTTGTTAGTCCAGGAAAAGTTATCAAAAGTTATCAAAAACCTAGTCCTTAG
- a CDS encoding TrkA family potassium uptake protein codes for MYILICGAGLVGISLAQKLVELGHTVGIIDIDPNACRYAREQIGVMAFEGSAVSTDVLLEAGIRKANALAAVLRSDALNLALVTLAKHYGVSQILSRLRHPDFAQPLRLSGASHIISTVDLSVSTMVNAIEYPQVESMMHFEQGQIEVLKLSIADNSYVAGRTLAQIAQDGKFPKGSLIIGYQPHPNEDLMIPNGSTMLESGSTVLIATKPGLLRPIIDFMQGSESPKK; via the coding sequence ATGTACATATTGATTTGTGGTGCTGGCTTAGTTGGGATCAGTTTAGCTCAAAAACTGGTAGAATTAGGTCATACAGTGGGGATCATTGATATCGATCCCAATGCTTGCCGCTATGCCCGAGAACAAATTGGGGTGATGGCCTTTGAAGGCAGTGCGGTTAGTACCGATGTTTTATTAGAAGCAGGAATTCGCAAAGCCAATGCTTTAGCTGCTGTCCTCAGAAGTGATGCCTTGAATTTAGCCCTAGTAACCCTGGCTAAACATTATGGCGTCTCACAAATTCTCAGTCGATTGCGGCATCCTGATTTTGCTCAACCGCTTCGGTTGTCTGGGGCTAGTCATATCATTAGTACCGTAGATTTATCGGTTTCCACAATGGTGAATGCCATTGAATATCCCCAAGTCGAGTCAATGATGCACTTTGAACAAGGACAAATTGAAGTTTTAAAACTCTCGATCGCGGATAATTCCTATGTTGCCGGTCGGACTTTGGCCCAAATTGCTCAAGACGGAAAGTTTCCCAAAGGTTCTCTGATTATAGGCTATCAACCACACCCCAATGAAGATTTAATGATTCCCAATGGCAGCACCATGCTAGAGTCTGGTTCAACGGTCTTAATTGCCACAAAACCAGGACTTTTACGTCCAATTATTGACTTTATGCAAGGTTCAGAATCGCCAAAAAAATAA
- a CDS encoding sodium:proton antiporter, with the protein MDFSSLVIILVILLLVATSVALLSRWIRVPYVTGLVVAGLAITEILPRPIGFNDSLIFNVFLPILVFEAAINTDISRLRSTIKPIAMLAGPGVILSSLITALILKLGLGFNWTSALLAGVILAITDTVSIIAVFKEISVPSRLSTIVQGESLMNDGVALVLFSLILQVHQTGQFTVLGGLQQLFVVIVGGTLVGLGIGYLSTILFVKSDDPLSSSLLTIAVALGAFQISQFLGVSGVVAVLVAGLIVGTIGLSQRVSPSTRLTLCSFWETVTFIINSFLFLLIGLEVDLITFFQTLPAIFLAIFAYQVARLLSVYPLLAIVRLFDRPIPLRWQHVLFLGNIKGTLSMAIPLTLPASFVGREQLIALIFGTVLLSILGQGLSLPWFVKKLKLSQGSLPLQNIEEWQAQLMTAKAAQDELDSLLKSGVLPKSIYEEMRSNYQVQIAKAEKLLRDFYNNRSDLDRDEISVKKDHKIDAIRRRLLLAEKGALDEARRKRILSEEIVQERLNKIDQNLIELDDD; encoded by the coding sequence ATGGACTTTTCCTCCTTAGTCATAATCTTAGTCATTCTTTTATTGGTCGCAACCAGTGTCGCACTTCTATCTCGTTGGATTCGAGTTCCTTATGTCACAGGTTTAGTTGTAGCTGGTTTAGCCATCACCGAAATACTGCCTAGACCCATCGGCTTTAATGATTCCTTAATTTTCAACGTTTTTCTGCCTATTCTGGTCTTTGAAGCGGCAATCAATACAGATATTAGTCGCCTACGCAGTACCATTAAACCGATCGCCATGCTGGCGGGTCCTGGTGTTATTCTATCATCTCTTATCACTGCCTTAATCTTGAAATTAGGCTTAGGATTTAATTGGACTTCTGCACTATTAGCCGGGGTCATCTTAGCCATCACCGATACAGTTTCGATCATCGCCGTATTTAAAGAAATCTCCGTACCCTCTCGACTTTCCACCATTGTACAAGGAGAAAGTTTAATGAATGATGGGGTTGCCCTGGTCTTATTTAGCCTGATTTTGCAAGTACATCAAACAGGTCAATTCACCGTATTAGGGGGTCTGCAACAACTATTTGTGGTCATTGTCGGCGGGACGTTAGTTGGCTTAGGAATTGGTTATTTAAGTACCATTTTATTTGTGAAATCTGACGATCCACTTAGTAGCAGCTTACTCACGATCGCCGTCGCCTTGGGAGCTTTTCAAATTAGTCAATTCTTAGGAGTTTCGGGAGTTGTTGCGGTGCTGGTAGCCGGGTTAATTGTGGGAACCATCGGACTTTCTCAAAGAGTTTCTCCGTCAACTCGTTTAACCTTGTGTAGTTTTTGGGAAACTGTAACTTTTATTATTAATAGCTTTCTATTTCTGCTCATCGGTTTAGAAGTTGACTTAATTACTTTTTTTCAAACACTTCCGGCGATTTTTCTGGCAATTTTTGCCTATCAAGTCGCTCGATTGCTATCGGTTTATCCTCTCTTAGCGATCGTTCGTCTATTCGATCGCCCCATCCCTCTACGCTGGCAACATGTTTTATTTTTAGGCAATATTAAAGGTACGTTGTCAATGGCCATCCCCCTAACTTTACCTGCCAGCTTCGTCGGCAGAGAACAACTAATTGCCTTGATCTTTGGCACCGTGCTACTATCGATATTGGGACAAGGATTGAGCTTGCCTTGGTTCGTCAAAAAATTAAAATTATCCCAGGGTTCACTCCCCTTACAAAATATTGAAGAATGGCAAGCACAACTAATGACCGCCAAAGCTGCTCAAGATGAACTCGATAGTTTACTGAAATCTGGAGTTTTGCCGAAATCGATTTATGAAGAAATGCGTTCCAATTATCAAGTACAGATTGCTAAAGCAGAAAAGTTACTGCGAGACTTTTATAACAACCGATCCGATCTGGATCGGGATGAGATATCGGTGAAAAAGGATCACAAAATAGATGCGATTCGTCGCCGGTTGCTGCTGGCAGAAAAAGGCGCACTGGATGAAGCCAGACGTAAACGAATTCTCTCAGAAGAAATTGTCCAAGAACGCTTAAATAAAATCGATCAAAACTTAATCGAATTAGACGATGATTAA
- a CDS encoding FeoC-like transcriptional regulator produces the protein MILTDIQTYLAEHHQVALIDLENHFHLDANALRGMLQKLIHKGRVKKLEMNQKCGHCNDCAPDCLEFYQWLGKE, from the coding sequence ATGATTTTAACTGATATTCAAACCTATCTTGCCGAACATCACCAAGTTGCCCTGATTGACTTGGAGAATCATTTTCACTTAGATGCAAATGCCCTGAGAGGAATGTTACAAAAGTTAATCCATAAGGGACGAGTGAAAAAGCTGGAAATGAATCAAAAATGCGGCCACTGTAACGACTGTGCGCCGGATTGTCTCGAATTTTATCAGTGGTTGGGAAAAGAGTAA
- a CDS encoding DUF5132 domain-containing protein has protein sequence MENPNQYQDQLNQLNQIPLVNSMTNFYKANPTRAILLGLGVVVLAPTVVPLLKPIAKATIKTGVSLYQKSVSAIAETGEVIGDLVAEAKAEVQAEQEQAATMIAANSTNRN, from the coding sequence ATGGAAAACCCCAATCAATATCAAGATCAACTGAATCAACTGAATCAAATACCCCTGGTCAATTCTATGACCAATTTCTACAAAGCCAACCCAACGCGAGCTATTCTGCTGGGTCTTGGGGTGGTGGTGTTGGCACCTACGGTGGTGCCATTGCTCAAACCTATTGCCAAAGCCACCATTAAAACAGGTGTGTCACTTTATCAAAAATCCGTAAGCGCGATCGCGGAAACCGGGGAAGTGATTGGCGATTTAGTCGCCGAAGCCAAAGCCGAGGTACAAGCGGAACAAGAACAAGCGGCTACTATGATCGCGGCAAATTCTACCAATAGAAACTGA
- a CDS encoding HAD-IC family P-type ATPase has product MTDCSVLHVSSLVGGVQVIHAIPGRIRLRMPALWNSQPTKELTDRLKADPRIISVRINQACASIAIQYRPESIAAIAAPDYFLRFFDNPLIPRDCSAKLPGTNSEPECNAESDTEDEDEGWSSLRLPILATLLAVASQRWPYPLLKVAAAGVLGACVLPVVQRASNSVFVEHRLNIDCLDLMAISLSTIQGKLITPALMMTLHGIGDVLREQTARSTAMQTADLLDTIGHFAWVVREDRIVKIKSDQVQVGEIVQVYPGEQIPVDGTVQAGEATVDQQKLTGESMPIVAGVGTYVYASTLVRSGKLRLIAEKVGNQTRAAASLALLSQAPVHDTRMANYAEKIADRLILPVLVLGTVVLMTTRDPARVAAIFTLDFVTGIRVSIPTAFLGALNHTTRHGILVRSGRTLEQLAEVDTMVFDKTGTLTQGDIQLSNVISVADGFSSDRVLQLAAAAEQRITHPVAEAIVRAACDRGLTIPQRQDWHYEVGSGVRTEIDGQTVLVGNQKLLAEAGINLPALTGISCAGVQGSRGAEEPPTSRGAEVQGSRGAGEQRCRGAEVQGCENQPTTTNHQPTTTNHQPPTNNNQQSTIYVACDGQLIGQISYTDPLRPESAPLVRRLRDLGIEVHLLTGDSQMRAQAVGEQLGISPGHVHAEAFPEEKARIVRDLHRAGKTVAFVGDGLNDSVALAYADVSVSFEDGSHVARETADVVLMNNDLEALLEAIAIAQDTQRVISENTVLVVGPNLLALGLATTVGLNPLVATMIHNGSAIAAGLNSLRPLIQHQLTG; this is encoded by the coding sequence ATGACCGATTGTTCTGTACTCCATGTAAGTTCTTTGGTTGGTGGGGTACAAGTGATTCATGCGATTCCGGGACGCATTCGTTTGCGAATGCCTGCTTTATGGAATTCCCAGCCGACGAAAGAACTGACCGATCGCCTCAAAGCCGATCCCCGGATTATCAGCGTGCGGATTAATCAGGCTTGTGCCTCGATCGCCATCCAATATCGCCCGGAAAGTATTGCCGCGATCGCTGCCCCAGATTATTTTTTGCGCTTCTTTGACAACCCATTAATACCGAGAGATTGCTCCGCAAAGCTGCCCGGAACCAATTCTGAACCAGAATGTAACGCCGAATCAGACACCGAAGACGAAGATGAGGGCTGGTCAAGCCTGCGCTTACCGATTCTGGCGACTTTGTTGGCGGTTGCCAGTCAACGCTGGCCCTACCCATTGCTGAAAGTTGCCGCCGCTGGAGTGTTGGGGGCTTGTGTCTTGCCCGTCGTCCAACGAGCCAGCAATAGCGTTTTTGTTGAGCATCGATTGAATATCGACTGCTTAGACTTAATGGCAATTTCCTTAAGTACCATTCAAGGGAAATTAATCACTCCCGCATTGATGATGACCCTTCACGGAATCGGCGATGTCCTGCGGGAACAAACCGCCCGTTCTACGGCGATGCAAACTGCTGACCTGTTGGATACTATTGGTCATTTTGCTTGGGTGGTACGGGAGGATAGAATTGTCAAAATTAAGAGCGACCAGGTACAAGTCGGAGAAATCGTCCAGGTTTACCCAGGGGAACAAATTCCCGTAGATGGCACCGTCCAAGCCGGTGAAGCAACCGTTGACCAACAAAAATTAACCGGGGAATCCATGCCAATTGTGGCGGGAGTGGGGACTTATGTCTATGCTTCTACTTTGGTGCGATCGGGTAAATTAAGGCTGATCGCCGAAAAAGTCGGCAATCAAACCAGGGCGGCAGCATCTCTTGCCCTATTAAGTCAAGCCCCAGTCCATGACACCCGCATGGCGAACTATGCAGAGAAAATCGCCGATCGCCTGATTCTGCCCGTTTTGGTCTTGGGCACAGTGGTCTTGATGACTACCCGCGATCCGGCACGAGTGGCGGCAATTTTTACCCTGGATTTTGTCACCGGAATTCGCGTGTCCATTCCCACCGCTTTCTTAGGGGCATTGAACCATACCACCCGACATGGGATTTTAGTCCGCAGTGGTCGCACCTTGGAACAGTTGGCGGAAGTAGATACGATGGTGTTTGATAAGACCGGAACCCTGACCCAGGGAGATATCCAACTGTCAAACGTGATTTCCGTTGCTGACGGCTTTTCCTCAGACCGAGTGTTACAGTTGGCAGCAGCAGCAGAACAACGCATTACTCACCCTGTGGCTGAGGCCATTGTCCGGGCAGCCTGCGATCGCGGTCTGACCATCCCCCAACGCCAAGACTGGCATTATGAAGTCGGTAGCGGCGTGCGTACCGAAATCGACGGTCAAACGGTCTTGGTAGGCAACCAGAAACTTTTAGCCGAAGCGGGGATTAATTTGCCAGCCTTAACGGGGATCTCTTGTGCGGGGGTGCAGGGGAGCAGAGGAGCAGAGGAGCCGCCAACGAGCAGAGGTGCAGAGGTGCAGGGGAGCAGAGGTGCAGGGGAGCAGAGGTGCAGAGGTGCAGAGGTGCAGGGGTGCGAGAACCAACCAACAACCACCAACCACCAACCAACAACCACCAACCACCAACCACCAACCAACAACAATCAACAATCAACAATTTATGTTGCCTGTGATGGACAACTGATAGGCCAGATTTCTTATACCGATCCCCTGCGTCCAGAAAGTGCCCCCCTGGTTCGTCGCTTGCGGGACTTGGGCATAGAAGTGCATTTGCTGACCGGCGATTCTCAGATGCGGGCTCAGGCAGTGGGTGAGCAGTTGGGCATTAGTCCCGGTCACGTCCATGCGGAAGCTTTTCCCGAAGAAAAAGCGCGAATTGTGCGAGATTTACACCGGGCAGGCAAAACCGTGGCTTTTGTGGGAGATGGGTTGAATGATTCCGTCGCCTTAGCTTATGCGGATGTCTCGGTGTCCTTCGAGGATGGTTCCCATGTCGCCAGGGAAACCGCTGATGTGGTGCTGATGAATAATGATTTGGAGGCATTGTTAGAGGCGATCGCGATCGCCCAAGATACCCAACGGGTGATTTCCGAAAATACCGTTTTAGTCGTCGGGCCAAACTTACTGGCATTGGGTTTAGCCACTACTGTGGGACTCAATCCCCTCGTCGCCACGATGATTCACAATGGTTCGGCGATCGCTGCTGGTCTGAATAGCCTCCGTCCGTTGATTCAGCATCAGTTAACCGGCTAA
- a CDS encoding metal ABC transporter ATPase, with amino-acid sequence MTNAIYTNGATPGVGTNQTSEATTDLKISEFLAEHGEIEMILPVVLGLMITSRFQLRGAQALLVNLLVASISRQILFKLKNPEADLIAATQQFSREPSTPTTWGGYEVIHSIPGRVRLKIPQDSMKGTKKDAEFAKRLLQVLNDDEYVISARINYAASCLVINYQAGQLADWELGLRLMNLIKTAETEVPA; translated from the coding sequence ATGACCAATGCTATTTACACAAATGGTGCCACCCCTGGGGTCGGTACTAACCAGACTTCTGAAGCCACAACCGATCTCAAAATTAGTGAGTTTTTGGCAGAACATGGGGAAATAGAAATGATTCTCCCAGTTGTGCTGGGATTGATGATTACGAGTCGTTTTCAACTGCGAGGGGCACAAGCGCTGCTGGTGAACTTACTCGTGGCAAGTATTAGCCGCCAGATTTTGTTTAAGCTGAAAAATCCCGAAGCAGATTTGATCGCCGCAACACAACAATTCAGCAGAGAACCCAGCACTCCTACCACTTGGGGCGGCTATGAGGTGATTCATTCGATTCCCGGTCGGGTGCGGCTAAAAATTCCCCAAGACTCGATGAAGGGGACTAAAAAAGATGCTGAATTCGCCAAACGTTTATTACAAGTGCTCAATGATGATGAGTATGTGATTAGTGCGCGGATTAACTACGCTGCCTCTTGTTTGGTGATTAATTACCAAGCGGGGCAACTGGCTGATTGGGAGTTGGGTTTGCGTTTAATGAATTTAATTAAGACCGCTGAAACCGAAGTTCCCGCCTAA
- a CDS encoding AAA family ATPase, which yields MQQFSITNLGQIKKADITFGYLTLLVGPQATGKSILLQSIKLAIDSGYIVNNIKANGYEWESDTGNNHENIGNFIDFYFGEGMRSIWGRETNCCLDRQSINIADLLKSKIEPKEKLFYMPAQRVLTLDNGWPRSFLSFEIGDPYVVRNFSEHLRLLMQKDWGNQGSPIFPQKGLLKQYLSEALDRSIFHGAQVKITTIRMRKRILLNLQGNTLSFMAWSAGQREFMPLLLGFYWLMPKSPPWKKSNIDWVVIEEPEMELHPEAILSVIMMCLELLHRGYRVIVSTHSPILLEAVWAIRCFQEENYQSEYFYKLFDVNESLELTILFDDIVKNKQFFTYYFQQEKTGVFVRDISSLDPFANDSAIANWGGLTSFSSQVSDVVSQAIQEKA from the coding sequence ATGCAGCAATTTTCTATAACCAATCTAGGCCAAATCAAAAAAGCCGATATCACCTTTGGGTATCTCACCCTGTTGGTCGGGCCACAAGCTACGGGCAAAAGTATTTTATTACAATCCATAAAACTAGCGATCGATAGTGGATATATTGTTAATAACATCAAAGCAAATGGATATGAATGGGAATCAGATACCGGAAATAACCATGAAAATATTGGCAATTTTATTGACTTTTATTTTGGCGAAGGAATGCGTAGTATTTGGGGCAGAGAGACTAATTGTTGTTTAGATCGACAATCTATTAATATTGCGGATTTATTAAAAAGTAAAATTGAGCCAAAAGAAAAGCTGTTTTATATGCCAGCACAGCGGGTACTCACCCTGGACAATGGATGGCCTAGATCGTTTCTTAGCTTTGAAATTGGCGATCCTTATGTGGTGAGAAATTTTAGCGAGCATCTCCGGCTATTGATGCAAAAAGATTGGGGAAATCAAGGCAGTCCTATTTTTCCCCAAAAAGGTCTATTAAAACAATATCTGAGTGAAGCCTTAGATCGGAGTATTTTTCACGGTGCTCAGGTAAAAATTACTACGATTAGAATGCGTAAACGCATTCTACTTAATCTGCAAGGTAATACTCTATCTTTCATGGCATGGTCGGCTGGACAACGAGAATTTATGCCGTTACTTTTGGGCTTTTACTGGCTGATGCCGAAATCACCGCCGTGGAAAAAATCCAACATCGATTGGGTGGTGATAGAAGAACCAGAAATGGAGTTGCATCCCGAAGCAATTTTATCGGTAATTATGATGTGCTTGGAACTGCTACATCGAGGATATCGGGTGATCGTTTCGACTCACTCTCCGATTTTATTGGAAGCAGTTTGGGCAATTCGCTGCTTCCAGGAAGAAAATTATCAGAGTGAATATTTTTATAAACTGTTTGATGTAAACGAGTCTTTAGAGTTGACGATATTATTTGATGATATCGTTAAAAACAAGCAGTTTTTTACTTACTATTTTCAACAGGAAAAAACCGGGGTTTTTGTGAGAGATATTTCATCGTTAGATCCTTTCGCCAATGACTCGGCGATCGCGAATTGGGGTGGCTTGACCAGCTTTAGTAGTCAAGTCTCTGATGTGGTGTCACAAGCAATTCAGGAGAAAGCATGA